TGATTATCgaatatatttaaaagaaatatgCACATGCCAAAACAATGCAGCttgctttttattatttaaacataacacttttttttccttccggcTAATTCAGTTCGCTCTGTAGTTTCCTaacgctgttttttttttttaatattccttTTTACAGACTTTCGTCGTAACCTGCTTCAGCTAAACGATGGCAATGTTTGGCAGAACAGCAATTAAAATGACCAACATGATGTGTCTCGTGGGCACGATTGTAATCATTTGCTTTATTGAGCTAATCGTATCGCGGGACGTGTACGATCACTACGAACACAGCCTACTACGGCGCAGTCACCGGGGCTTtaatcagcagcaacagcaggagcAGCACCATCAgtacaacaacattaaccatAACAGCAAGCACCATGGCAACAGCAATTACCATCAACCGTACTGCGGTCGGCAGGTGAAATTTTACGAAAAATCACACCACACCAAACATACCGCCCATCATCAGCCCCGCTTGGAAACGATCGCGATTAAGCACAAGCGCCACTATGCCAGCCAGCATCAGCGGAACGGCTCGTCCACCATCACCGGTAGCGCACACTATCCTTCCTGGATGGACGGCGCTCCCGGGGCCGAACACGAACAGACGCTCCTGATGCTGCAAGATGACGAGGAGCGGGGTGCGACCGCCGGGCTGAAGCAGCCCAAGCACGGCATCTCGGTGTGGCCCGTCAAGCGGGAAGCCGTGGTCGAGGGCGATCTAATACTTGGCGGGCTGATGATGGTACATTCGCGGGAAGATTCCGTCACGTGCGGACCGATCATGCCGCAGGGTGGCATACAGGCGCTGGAAACGATGCTCTACACGCTGGACAAGATAAACGAGCAGGGCCTGGTGCCGAACGTAACGATCGGCGCCCACATCCTGGACGACTGCGACAAGGATACGTATGGGTTGGAGATGGCGGTCGATTTTATCAAGGGTTCGATTAGCAATATAGATGATATAAACGATTACGATAACTGTAGCAAAGGGCacaagaagaaaattatttccgGCGTTGTTGGGGCCGCATCGTCCGTAACATCAATACAGGTAGCGAATTTGCTGCGATTATTTAAAATACCTCAGGTAAGACGAGCTGCAATTACGCAGGAGAGCAAGCATATTAACGCggctgttgtttggttttaggtttccttcttttctacAAGCCCCGAGCTGAGCAATAAGCAACGATTCGAATATTTTTCCCGAACTATTCCATCGGATCATTATCAGGTGAAGGCAATAGTGGACATCGTCCAGAAGCTGGGCTGGAGCTACATTTCCATTATTTACGAGGAGAGTAACTATGGTATTAAGGTGCGGATGTGTTGCAGTGTGGTTTTGATTGTGTAATgaacaatgttttattaacAAACGTTCCCTCTTCCACAAAAATCAGGCATTCGAAGAGTTAGACGATTTGCTATCTAAGCATAGCATTTGCATAGCCGTTAAGGAGAAACTAGTCAAAGATTCTGGCGTTGCTGAAACGATAGCGTATGATAACATAGTACTTAAACTGTTAACCAAGCCACGTGCTAAAGGTAGGTGAAGGTGTTCCGAATACAACACGAATATAAGTTATTCCGAACCAGTGACtgttctcaaaagattcattaagcacaacactagttccGACTGTTGACGCCACACTATAACGCTCCCTTTTGTTCTTGCGCCTAACATTCTACGCCAGGTGTTATTATATTTGGATCGGACCAAGAGGTGGCCGAAGTGATGAAGGCAgtccgtcggcaaaatgttACAGGGGTATTTTCATGGATCGGGTCTGATGGTTGGAGCGCACGCAATTTGGTGTCGGATGGGAACGAGGCCGAGGTGGAAGGGACGCTGTCCGTACAGCCGCAGGCAAATCCAGTGATTGGGTTCGAAGACTATTTTCTCAACCTGACCGTTATTAATAATAAGCGTAATCCTTGGTTTGTAGGTAAGATGGACAACCAGTACGACAACATTTCCGGGCAAAAACGGCACACTAATTTCTGCACTTGTCTGTACTTGTAGAATTCTGGgaaaataacttccaatgTAAATACCCCCATTCACCGTACACCCCGTACAATAAGGACTACAAGAATGTGTGCTCTACAACGGAGAAGCTCGCGAAAGGCGATTTAGACTTCGAAGATCAGTTGCAGTTTGTAAGCGATGCGGTGATGGCATTTGGTTACGCATTCAAGTACGTTTCTTTGTTTGTCAATTGTGTCGAATTGGTTACTTATTAACTTTAATCGTGTACCGAATGCAGAAACATGCACCAAGAACTGTGTAGAGGCAAACCGGGTCTTTGCGATGCGATGAACCCAACCAAGGGTTCGGAGCTGTTGAAGTATCTACGGAAGGCTGACTTTATCGGGCTTAGCGGCGATAGGTTCAACTTTGACGTGAATGGCGATGGACCGGCTCGTTACAACATTATCCACTTCAAGCAGGTAGCACCGGAACGGTACAAATGGATAAAGGTGGGCGAATACTACCAGGGTGAGCTACGCTTGAATATGCAAGGTACGGAACTGAAATCATCCTCCTGATGGACGCCAAGAAGTGAAGACTAATGTGACACGTTGCTCCTTCGTAGATATTCAATTCCGCACTAAAGATTCGATGCCACCGGAATCCGTATGCAGCAGACCGTGCGAACGGGGCCAGGCGAAAAAGTACGTCGAAGGTGAAGGATGCTGTTGGCATTGTTTTAACTGCACACAGTATCAGGTAACGTTGGCGGCAGCAAATGCAAAACTGGTAGAACAATGTCAGTACAATGtatttttaccaaaaatagATACAAAGTCCAAACGATGAAACGCACTGCGTCAACTGTCCGAGGGGAACGCTACCAGACGTGTTTCATGAGGAGTGTCAGCAAATTCCGGAATCCTACCTACGGCCAGAATCATTCTTAGCTATAGGCGCAATGACGTTCAGTTCGTTCGGCATATTGATTACGTTTTTCGTGATCGGTGTATTTTTGAAGTATGCAACACCTTTCATAGTTATCTCTTTCCGCGATAATACTAATTCCATTTGCACTGAATTTCTATTTCGTAGACATAACGATACACCGATCGTTAGAGCATCCGGACGAGAGCTGAGCTATGTGCTGCTCAGTGGTATACTACTCTGCTTCGGTGTTACCTACACATTGGTCATCAAACCAAACGATATAGTGTGCGGAGTGCAAAGGTAAGGCTGCTGTGCGGTGTACAATCGGTAACAGAATCACGACCTGCGTTATCTTTCCCTATTTGCTGTAGATTTTGGTCCggcttttcgttcaccgttgTCTATGCAGCGTTGCTAACCAAAACGAATCGTATTGCGCGCATCTTCAATGCGAGCACTAAATCAGCAAAACGTCCGTCTTTCATCAGTCCGCACTCTCAGCTGGTCATTTGCGGAATACTGGTATCCTTCCAGGTACATACGTAGTTCGTTGATAGAATTAGTATGTAGTTCGGCATATTTCTAAGCTCatctttgctttcgtttttttatttttagattttaATCAATGCAGTATGGATGATTGTGTCGCCCGCACACGCGATGCACTACTATCCTACGCGGGAAGATAACCTGCTGGTTTGCAACTCCTATACCGACGCATCCTACATGATTGCATTCTTTTATCCTATTTTTCTGATAGTCATTTGTACCGTATACGCCGTGCTGACACGGAAGACACCCGAAGCTTTTAACGAATCTAAGTATATTGGTGAGTGATTTTATTGCGCATCTCAAGCAACTGCATTAGTATCAGTATCATCACCATCTGTTTAATGTCTTTTTTCCAAGGTTTTACAATGTATACAACTTGCGTTATTTGGCTTGCATTTATACCACTGTACTTTGGTACGGCCAATAATGTTCAACTTAGAATATTTACAATGTCCATGACGATTAGCCTGTCGGCCACTGTGACGCTGGTATGCTTATTCTCACCAAAGGTACGTTCCGCATCGTCCTGCCTGTGACgtggtgctttgttttatcTACTGAAAcatctttctttttgctatcgcttttccagctttACATCATATTGATTCGTCCGGAACGAAACATACGACAAAGTATGATGCCCATCCGATATagcacaataaacaaaacgaccGGTTCGGCGCAATCATCCGTCATGGCGGCAGTCATCGTAACAGCGGCCACGtgcaacgaaaacgaaaaggtCATCAAGAGCACATCGAACGAAAACATACCGGCCGCGTACTGATACACAAAAAAGGTGAAGCTTAAAAGAGTAGGCAACGCTTCAAAACCCATACAACACAAcagctaaaaaaaacgcatcatgAGCTCCTATGGTGGCCGCTATTGAAGTTAGTTTTTAACGACCAATCAATTTGTGTGCGACGGTGGTACAgttcgattttaatttttctagtCATGTTTGGAACTCAGTTCGCATTGCGTGTTAAATGAGAGCATTTACGAGACATTAGAAAGATGCTGGCAGAGAAATAATgggagagtaaaaaaaaaacaaatatatatatatagtatCCGTTCAAATTGTATTGCTTTTGTATTGGTTGCGCCGTGAGTATTATGTTAAAATTGTCATGTAAAATAGCCAACCTAGCTAGGAAGTTAACGATGGTGACGATCCAAAACTGGAGATTTCAACGTTGGAAGCAACGAACGGACAATGAAGCAACGCTTTTGCAAATGTGacaatttgaaaaatgaaagagCGAACGTCACATGATCCAGTTGGAAATCCTagattttaaacattgtttcTGGAACCAAATTCAGTGCAGCTCTTGTGGTAGTACAATTGCAGCCAGTACGAGAATTTGAACACTGTGAATTGACGATATTACAAATAATATTCATTCAAAAATTCGACTCATAAAACGGTAAGtagatttaaatatttgaattcCTACTGATGTGTGTAGTATTTTCATCGGACTGTCcatgtttgaaaacaaacttGTTCCACCTCACATCTATACACGTTGTGCGCGATGACAGTTCGTATCGCACTTTCTTTGCTATTGTTGTTTAGAATCAACCATGTGCGCGCTCGTACCCGGCTCCTTGTGAAAGTTTCAGTGCTTGGTGTTTTACTAGTGATCCGTTCAATTAGTGGCcacgatgaaaaataaaccacagAAGCATAAAGCTTCTAACGCGTTCCAATTTAAGTCGTTCCGGGAGCGTATTAATGAGATCGATGTGCGCCGTGGAGCACTGTATCGTGTGGAGACTGACTACGAGCTGCCGGAAACCGAGGACGGTACCTTCTTCCAGCAGTCACTGGTCAAGTGGTCCGTGCAAAACCTAACCGATGAGTACACGGCCTATCAGCGTGGCTTCAAGGAGACGGCCACGTTACCTCTGCTGCTGTTTCACAAGGAAACAATCGTTAACCATCTAACCAGCTGCTTGACCAAAGCAACCGATGATGCGTTGCAGCCGTTGCTGGAGCTGGTGGTGGCACTGGCTAAGGATATGCGGAAAGAATTTCGACCGTACTTTGCCGGTTTGTTCGAGGTGGTGGTACAATTTCTTTACTCGGACAGCGCGGATCGCGTTGAGTGGACGTTGCTGTGTTTAGcgcatttgtttaaaattctaCGCAGCTTCCTGCGAAGTGATTTTTCGCTAACCTTTCACCAATTGCTACCATTGCTAGATGAAAAGAGCAGTCGACCGCATGCCATAGACTTTGCGACGGAATGTCTCGGTTACTTGGTGCGTGACCTCAAAGACAAGAGACCGTTCATAAGCTTGATGCTGAAGTGTCAAATGCAGAACGATGCGTACACGTTCGCGTGCGGAAGATTGCTGTTCGAGGTGTTGCACGGCGTGCAGGAGCAGTTCCACACGACGGCGAAACAAACGTTGCTACAGCTGTACAGCATCATGCAACAACTGGATGAAGCGGAAGCGGATCATTTGCAGGACATACTAACACAAACGGTAACTGATATTGTGGAACGGATCCAGCCGTCAGATATTCCTACCTTCTGGGAAACGATACGCGTTACCGTTGATGGATGCTTGACGACGGTTGATTCGCAACGGGAAAGTTCGACGGTGGAGATTGATGAGGATCGGACGGTGAAATATTTGACCCGTCTGTTGCAGCTGAGTGGGGTTGTTTTGGAACACAAATATGGCCTATTGCTCGGTGACGCACTGTCGATTACAGTATCACAGCTGATCCGTTTGCTGACTACTTTCTCTATGCCTTCTATTGAGTTTAAGGAAACGATCGTTaaccacatcatcatcatacttcGATCGAGACACCTTCGCCTTACACAGCTAGAAGCGAGCCGGTTGACGATGAATGTGCTGCTACAGGATCACCGTCCGCTGTACGATCGCTTCATCGAAGCCACCGTACACTGCCCCATGTTTGAAGCTCTAATATGGCCCAATTTCGTTAAACGCCTTGAACAGGAACTGGATGATGCGAGAATGCACTTTTTGGCCGGATTGCTATTGAAAAAATCACCTCTCTGCGGTAACGGGCTGAACCAAGAAGATTGGAAACCATTTCCAGTAAATGTGGTCCCAAATGGGAGTCTGGAGAAGTACATGAAGCAACTACTGCTAAGCAGTACCGAACGCATGCCTGATTGCTGTGATCTCTACCTGAGCGCATTGATCGTTTTACCGCATTTGAGTAATTTTCGGGAGAAAGCAGCCGTTAATGGCGCTATACGCGATTTTATCAAATTCGCAGTAAAATCACTGCAAAATGGCACAATCGCCAAATCTAAGCAACCTGAGCTAGGTGAACAAATGGTAAAATTAATCGCCGTTGCTGTGGAAACGATTGTGCACCTGGAGGAAATGGATGGCAAAGCTTACTTCGATCTATTGGAATGTTTGCTCCCGGTTGTTACCGCGCACGAGTGCTTGCTGCTCAACAGTGTCCACCTACTTATCGTACACATTGCAAACCAtcgcaaaaatgtaattactTTCGAGCGGTTTAAGCGTATCCAACGGTTCATAGATCCGCTTCTGTCATCGTACGACAGCACGGTGAGACGACTAGCTTGCGCCATTATGGCAATATTCGCCGAGCTTCCCGAGTTGGCCAGTGGTATGGGTTCACTTTACGGTACGCTGGCGCAAATCGAATGTATTGAACCGCTGATACATACCTACCGTGGGCAAGTGATGCTTTTTCAGAACCTGAACTTTGATGGCCAACTATGTCAACAGGTGGCCGATGTTGCACGTAACGaatggacggaaacggtactGCGCTACATGCTTTCGGTGTTTGCCATTAATTTCAAGCTGCTGTGGGAACCGGCCGGAACGGTCGTGCAAACGTATGCCGACAATATGGTGAAAAAGGATGAGGAGATCTTTTGGAACGTGTTTGACACGATGTTGACGATGGCGGAAGAGCAAAAGCCTCATGCAGATATGGAAGACACGGTTGCTTCATTGGATGACTTGAACGAAGATGAAGCCGTTAGTGATAGAACCGTAGCTGGTAACGAGGAAGATGGAGAACAGAAGGAGGAAGACGAGGAGAATGAGAAGTCCAAGGGATCATTGTTTCCCAAATTGTTGGAATATTTTCCAAAGACAGCAACCATTGACTACATGAACGTGCGTATTCAGCAACTTCGAATGCTGCACCGTTGTACTAACTTTTGCCGCTCAAAAGGTGACCGTATCGTGGAACGTTTCTTTGCCTTTCTAGAGCAGGACAAAACTACCACAAACCCAACCGATACAGAAGGGGCAGAAGATTCACCAATTTCAAGTACCATGGACAGAAAAATAAAGCGCAAAAGTAGCAAATCAGCTGGAGCCGGAACACATCAGGTGTTGCTTAGCTACCTCAGGATATGCACCGAGGTAAAGCCCAAAACGGTGCGCAAACATGCGGATCGATTATACGCCACGTACGAAACGCTTGTTAGCAGCCGCAACGAAGAAATACAACAGATTTCACTGAATGGTATATTTGCCCTCGGAGGATCACAGCTAACACCGTACAAAGATTTTATCAATCGTTTAACGAGCGATAAAACGCTCAAACAAGCGTTACTGTCCGTTTTCGTCCCCTCGGAAGATGACGATGAGGCAGCTGaagatggtggtggtgccagCGGACGGACAATGGTGGCCGAAGCACATCGCCCGAAAGTGTTGCAACTGGTGCTGAAAGTTTTGGatggtaaaattaaacaaaatctaGGCGCCGGTGGTGCAGGTGGCCTGCATAAAGCTACCATGCTTACGTTTATTGGTCGTCTCCGGGTAGAAGAGCTAGAGTTGTTGCTGAATCGTTGGTTTGCGATTTATTTGCAGTTGCTGAAAGCCACCCCGGTGGAAACGGTACGTCACATTACGGATGCTTTGGACAATGGGATGGAAGTTGTGCCAGTACCGCCACCATTTAGGGTAAAAACGTTGCTTAACTTCTTGGCCGCATTGCAAACGGAAATTGCTCCACTGAAATCGGCTGAGTTTGCTGGCAAACTtatgcatttaaaaatatgtttcgacACACTACTGGTGCGGTTGGATCACTCGATATACCGAAAGTATAAAAATCAGGCACTGTTGGCGTTGGTGGACCTGTTCGATCAATATGACTCCAGCTATCAATGGACGGATGAAGAGCTGGATGCCATCATGCAGGTCCACGTCTGGCCACAGCTGGAGCAACTTCCAAGCGATAGTATTCATACGCCAACACCACTGCTCAAACTGCTGCTAACTTGGAGCCAAAGCGAACGGTTATATGTCCTGCTGGAGCGTCACAACGTCGTCGATGATATGGTAGCGAATGAAACGGAAGAATATCTTCCCACGACACCGCTCAATGCGATGATCAGCTTGTTGCGTGGCTCTCAAACGAGCGGATCAGTTTGTCAGCGAATTTTCACCGCACTCGCAGCCATGCTGGAGGGTGACGAACGCAACAAGTCGCAAACAAACGATGATGATCCAACCGAAGGGCGGGAAATAACTGCAACGGTGCAGTTAACCGGTCGTAGTCGGTTACTGATACCATACGTGAAAGATTTGCTCCAATACATACGGCAAGCGGTCAAGGGCAAGAAAATGATATCGAGCGATCTGCTGCTTATACTAACACGGTTAGCTGAATCGGGCATGATCGGCTGCGATCAAAAGGACGAAGCGCAGATCGAGAATGATCGTGTATCGTTACTGAATCTAATGTTCCCGATACTATCGCGAAAGTTGCATGAGATCGGTGGTGATGATCATCAGCAGGCGTGTGCGGATATAAGACGGATACACATTATTATTGCGCGGCTTTTAAACGACATTAACGATCCGCTACGATACCTAAAGCAACTGGCTTCATCGCTTCAGAATATAAAGGAGCGCGGTAAGTAGACAAACTCTTTAGCAGAGATGTACAATGATAAATTAGTAACGTAAACTCTTATAAAATGGTATATTGCAGGTGCACGTAAAATGTTGCTACAAATTTTCGAAAACCTTGCTCACCATTCGGCGGAAATGCAACTGATCAACTCGCTTATCCGTGACCTGAACGCGATGGACAAGCGTTGGGTAGAACAGCCGGATCATGTCACCCGTACGGCGGCATatagatcgatcgatcggctaCTTATCGCGGATGCTCCGGATGGTGCCCGAATGACCGGTAACGTTGCGATCGTGTTTCTCTCGCAAGCGTTCCACGTGCTACAGTATGAGAAGGATTTTGCGCCCCGTCAGAATGCCTCCGAGTACGTGTGCAAGGTAGTCCTGCATCTAGCATCGGTGAACGATTGGTGCGCCGAGTTACGCTACTGTCTGGAATGTATCGTTCTTCAGGGAATTGTCGATGGGTTTAAGGTGAAACGTACCGGCAGCGAACGGCGCAACGAGTCGATACAGCTGCTCGGTGAGCTAAGCCGAATCGTCGGAAAACCGGGCGTGACAACACACCCGGAATGTCGAGTGTTTGCCGAGCTGTGGCATTTTACGGCCCAGGGAGATGGTGCCGAGCGAGACTTCTTCGAGAATATCACACATCTGCAACCGTACAAACATCGAAAAGCGATGAAACGGCTTGCCGTTAAGCTAGCCGACATGGCCAGTGGAGAAGGCGAGAAGATTGATGTTGTTGGTGCCGGTGGTCCATCAGGACGTACCATTGTAAACTATCTGCTGCCAATAGTATCGCACTACATCTGCCACGATGAGTTCAAGATGCAAACGAACCTGGTGGATGAAGCCGGCAACTGTATCATCAATCTGTGCCGTCTGTTACCTTGGCGCGGCTACCACATGGTACTGCAGCTGTACTTGCGCAAGTTGAAATACTCCTGGGAGTATCAAAAACAGCTGCTACGCATTGTGATCGGCATAATGGATGCGTTTCATTTCGATCTATCAGCGGCAGTGTCTGCATCAGTGAACGAAGACAACAATCCATCCAAAGACGGTAACGCTTTGATGAACAAAAAGCTTACACTAAAAGACTCGTCGGATGAAACGGATGCCCCTAAGGAGGAAACCACCGCCATCACAGTAACTGCAGAAGAACGCGACGTACAAAGCAATGATAATGGAGGTGAAGAAAAGTGCGCAGAAAATGATCAGGAACAGAAGGAAGATGTGGACGAGGAGGAAAATATGGTCGTTGATGATGTGCCAATGGAACCAATAGCAAGCGATCCGGCCAATACATTGCATGTGGCACGTGAAATCGTGCACGATATATCGAGAACGATCATTCCGAACCTGCTGTCATCGTTTAACTTCGCCACCGAGTCACCCGTAACGGTTTCCAGCGGTGGTCAGATGGATAAGAAGGCACGCTTCGCAAAGCAACGGACAGAGATGCTGAAGCTCCCGATAGCGATCGCAATTGTGAAGCTATTCATGAAGCTACCGCGCAAAGAGATTGAGCTAAATCTGCCCAAACTGATCATAAAGGTAATAACGTTTCTGAAATCGCGCCTCAAGTTGGCCCGCGTGCAAGCGAGAAATACGCTCGCGCACATTACGCTCGAGCTAGGACCATCGTACATATCGTTCGTGCTGCAGAATCTGTTAGCTATGTTGACCCGGGGATTCCAGCGCCACGTGTTAACCTTCACCGTCCATACCATTATCGAACGCGCACAGAAACATCTCACCGGTGGTTCGGTACTGGAAAACATACTGCAAACCGTGCTGCACATCTGTACAGAAGATATATTCGGCCAGCTGATAGGGCTTATGAATGGAACGACCATCGAGATGGGTTCGTTGAAGAAAAATTCCATGCCGGAATCGAAATCGAGCCGCAAACCATATCAAACGCTGTACCTTCTTGCAAAGAATGTGCAGGAGCGCATGTTGGTCGATCTACTTACACCGTTTCGTGCGATCCTCAGCCGGTACCGCACGCATCAGACGGTGGCCAAGGTAAACGATGCACTGCACCAGCTAGCAGAGGGCTTGGTAGCGAACGAATCGATCAGTCCCGAATCATTGCTCGTGTTCGTATACGGTATGGTGACGGGGAAAATCTACACGCAGTGCGGAAGCAACGGAACAGATGACCAGGATCAGCCGCAAACGGACGCTGAGAAGAAACAAGCAACGAAGAAGCTGTTAGGCAACGTACCCAAACCGGGCAGTATTTATATCATTCCCGAGGAACCGAAACGGTATGGTTCCGCTGCGGGCACTGCAACATTGGATCACATACTTGCCAAAACCGAAGGAAATGATCCCGCATTTCTCGAGTGCGGACTGGAGATACTGCTAAGCTTCATTCGACGCAAGCAGCTTGGCGCTCGGATTGATTCGGACCAGGAATCACTTGTCCCGCAGCTTATCGATCCGATCGTACCAACGTTGATAGAATCGCTCGACTCGAAGCATTCGAAAATTATTTGCCATTCAATCAATTGCTTCAGCGCGCTGTGGAGCACACAATGGCCGTTGAAAAGTTTCCAGCAACGCGAAACAATAGAAATGATCGTGAAGTCGA
This Anopheles marshallii chromosome 3, idAnoMarsDA_429_01, whole genome shotgun sequence DNA region includes the following protein-coding sequences:
- the LOC128713112 gene encoding metabotropic glutamate receptor 2-like, which translates into the protein MMCLVGTIVIICFIELIVSRDVYDHYEHSLLRRSHRGFNQQQQQEQHHQYNNINHNSKHHGNSNYHQPYCGRQVKFYEKSHHTKHTAHHQPRLETIAIKHKRHYASQHQRNWPVKREAVVEGDLILGGLMMVHSREDSVTCGPIMPQGGIQALETMLYTLDKINEQGLVPNVTIGAHILDDCDKDTYGLEMAVDFIKGSISNIDDINDYDNCSKGHKKKIISGVVGAASSVTSIQVANLLRLFKIPQVSFFSTSPELSNKQRFEYFSRTIPSDHYQVKAIVDIVQKLGWSYISIIYEESNYGIKAFEELDDLLSKHSICIAVKEKLVKDSGVAETIAYDNIVLKLLTKPRAKGVIIFGSDQEVAEVMKAVRRQNVTGVFSWIGSDGWSARNLVSDGNEAEVEGTLSVQPQANPVIGFEDYFLNLTVINNKRNPWFVEFWENNFQCKYPHSPYTPYNKDYKNVCSTTEKLAKGDLDFEDQLQFVSDAVMAFGYAFKNMHQELCRGKPGLCDAMNPTKGSELLKYLRKADFIGLSGDRFNFDVNGDGPARYNIIHFKQVAPERYKWIKVGEYYQGELRLNMQDIQFRTKDSMPPESVCSRPCERGQAKKYVEGEGCCWHCFNCTQYQIQSPNDETHCVNCPRGTLPDVFHEECQQIPESYLRPESFLAIGAMTFSSFGILITFFVIGVFLKHNDTPIVRASGRELSYVLLSGILLCFGVTYTLVIKPNDIVCGVQRFWSGFSFTVVYAALLTKTNRIARIFNASTKSAKRPSFISPHSQLVICGILVSFQILINAVWMIVSPAHAMHYYPTREDNLLVCNSYTDASYMIAFFYPIFLIVICTVYAVLTRKTPEAFNESKYIGFTMYTTCVIWLAFIPLYFGTANNVQLRIFTMSMTISLSATVTLVCLFSPKLYIILIRPERNIRQSMMPIRYSTINKTTGSAQSSVMAAVIVTAATCNENEKVIKSTSNENIPAAY